The following is a genomic window from Struthio camelus isolate bStrCam1 chromosome 17, bStrCam1.hap1, whole genome shotgun sequence.
AGTCCTTTCAGTGGGCTGTTGTGCATTTTCTGAAGTTGGAAATGATTAACACTTGAAGAGAGAAAATAGACTTGAAAAGGCCTGGAATAATCTTTCTAGACTAACGATATTGCTATAAGATTGCCGTCCGTGACTTGTGACAAATGGGacaacattttgaaaactgattGATTTATCTCTCTGTAAGTAAATATATCAGCTATATAGTATAGTAAAAATttgtattacttaaaaaaaaaaaaaagtctttgcattATGATGGTTCCTAGGGCCTTTGTCAGGTACTGTAAGACACCATTTTGGTGTCTTGAGTACACAAAAGGCAGCTACCtctaaaagcttattttaaaagctttaagaaaGCCCCTTAAGGAGGTAGAGGGTCAATATCTCTATATGTTGAATACATAAATACTAGCCTTTGGTGGGGGAGGTGCTTAGtttgaagaagagagaaagagaccaaATGCAAAGGTAGCAGGTAACTGAGGGTAAAGAACAGAGGGTAATCAATGGAGGATGAGGTGGAACATGAGAAGCAGGGACCAGAAGATGCATAAGGAGAATAATCACTAGCTGCAGTTGCAGTCTtttagcttttgcttttgttgtaTGGTGTCTCTGGATTAGAAATCCAGTCTGTTGCTGTTGTCTGCCCAGACATCCTCAGGTGTTCTTGTGTCTTATATACTTCTCCATGCTCACTTTTTTATATGGGTAATATATCTCAGTAGTATATTAACAAATTGATaattttttctagtatttttgtGGATTGCTGTAAAAATAGTGAagaaaggtgtgtgtggggggggaagatTTGACTCCTTATGTGGTTaaataatgtttaaatgtttAGCAAAGCAATATGGAATCCTTTAAATCAGTCACTGTATTTGAGAACTTGCAGTGGACTTTTCAAGCAGAGTCCTCCAGCAATACAGAAATGACCAAGTGATTATAAATGATTTGTGGGTGTTTCTTCGCTGTGGTGTGTGTGGGTGGTGTGGTGTAGgctttttgttgtgattttttttttctttgtacaaGTAAATGTTCTGCTCATAcactgcagggaataaaaatCTCTTGGCTGAACCTTCATGTTCTGAGGGAGGCGATATCTTACTAGAGAAGATGATATAGGTCTTAGAGGCCACGCTTCGCAAAGTGGCAGTAGAGCTGATTTCCTGGGCGTTTAACCTTTTGTAGATTGCCTCAGATTGCGTtaggctgggcagagcagtggcttttGGGAGTTCTGGTCCCTGAGCTGTGGAGGGAAATGCATTTTGGAGTTGAGGCTAATAGACTGGgtttattttaagaacaaaaattgaAGCTGAAAGTAGGCTGTCTTTGCATCTATGTATGTCCTTGTTGTAACAGTTAAAATTAAGAGAAATTGCTTTTTAGACTTGGAAAGCTGTACCTTTATTGGATGGCTTACTATTTTTACAACAGTGATGATTTTAGCAGCTTCTGAGCAATGACAGTTCAATTTTCACACTTAAGTGCATATCCTTGGAGTTCTAGCAGCTTGTGTAGTTCTGCTGATAATGAAGTGTGCTTAATGTAGCAGAGCTATTTTTCATCTTAATTCCTGTGAGTTTAGTTCCATGTTTCTACTTTTGCAGAACTAGAACAGCTTCAAGTAACTCTAAGTCTGAAAGTTTTCCCTAAGTTAACATAGCAACTCAAATAAGTCTGAATGCAGTATTTAGAAGTGTTAACCTTCCATTATTACAACTTCTTACAGGAAGAATTTGGAGTTGAtcttggtgcctttttttttttttaaggctttcccATTTGTTCCGTTTTTATGCAATTTCTTTCATGTCCTGTCCCTGAAATCTGACTGCAGCCACCAATCAATAGAAAACAGGATAAATTTTATATTACATCGTAAAATTGCTCATTAAGTGACTGAGAGATAATATGAAACACTAATGCGATTTGTACTATGCAGAGCTTAATCATAAAGGCTGCAGCGCATCCATCTCTGTTGTCGTCTGAAAGAAAGTGGCaggggaaaagaaatgcaagaactGCACCAGTGTCCAGTATGTCTGTACAGTGTTCGAGATTCATGTAGCTGGTATTCTAGGTACATTTAAATTCACTGCTAAGTGTGTAGTCTGCGTAATTATAGCAAAGACTTCCTGAAAACAGAGTCTTCCTTCTGCGAATGCTTCTTCATTACTCCAACCTGACTGAATGTGCTTTGTAATGGCTTTTAAATACTAGTTCTGTTAACAGCAGAGCTATCGAGTTTTCACTCTTAAAACTTGACTGCATAAGACAGTTTTAAACTTTCATCATTTCAAATTGGCTCTTGTGTAGAAGGAATTTTGGCTCTTGCACTTCATGATGGAAGTATTGAAGGAAAATTGCACGTTCTTCTCTAAGCCAAACTCTTTAAATATGATCTTTGTCTCTATTTTCAGGTAACTGAGCTGAATGAACCTCTCTCAAATGAGGATAGAAACCTGCTGTCTGTAGCCTACAAGAATGTAGTTGGAGCTAGACGATCTTCTTGGCGTGTCATCAGCAGCATAGAGCAGAAGACTATGGCAGATGGGAATGAGAAGAAATTGGAAAAGGTTAAAGCCTACAGGGAGAAGATAGAAAAGGAGCTTGAGACAGTCTGCAATGATGTTTTGGCCCTTCTAGATAAGTACTTGATCAAGAACTGCAATGACTTCCAGTATGAGAGCAAGGtcttttatctgaaaatgaaaggAGATTACTACCGCTATTTGGCAGAAGTTGCTGCTGGAGAGAAGAAGAACAGTGTCGTGGAAGCCTCAGAAGCTGCCTATAAAGAGGCTTTTGAAATCAGCAAAGAGCACATGCAGCCTACTCACCCAATTAGGCTGGGGCTGGCGCTCAATTTCTCAGTGTTCTACTATGAAATCCAGAATGCTCCCGAGCAGGCCTGCCTTTTAGCCAAACAAGCCTTTGATGATGCCATAGCAGAGCTGGACACTCTAAATGAGGATTCCTACAAGGACTCCACTCTCATCATGCAGTTACTTCGAGATAACCTCACTCTGTGGACGAGTGATCAGCAAGATGAAGAAGCAGGAGAGGGCAATAATTAAAGAGCTTTCCTCTGATCCCTCTTTCATCCACTTCACCATCCCCATAATCACCAATATTTCCTTGCCACAGTCACACTAAATATCTAGTGCTAAGCATATCTGTATTGTACAGCTGTTCAGATCTGCTGTCCACTTTATCAGTAGGCAGTTTC
Proteins encoded in this region:
- the YWHAH gene encoding 14-3-3 protein eta, yielding MGDREQLLQRARLAEQAERYDDMASAMKAVTELNEPLSNEDRNLLSVAYKNVVGARRSSWRVISSIEQKTMADGNEKKLEKVKAYREKIEKELETVCNDVLALLDKYLIKNCNDFQYESKVFYLKMKGDYYRYLAEVAAGEKKNSVVEASEAAYKEAFEISKEHMQPTHPIRLGLALNFSVFYYEIQNAPEQACLLAKQAFDDAIAELDTLNEDSYKDSTLIMQLLRDNLTLWTSDQQDEEAGEGNN